Part of the Quercus robur chromosome 5, dhQueRobu3.1, whole genome shotgun sequence genome, ATATATGTTGACATATGTTGTACTTTGTTTGCAGCTTCCTGCCCATTTTACTTTCTTGTATTCTTTCTGTATAGAAAGAGATATTTCACTAATAAGAAATTGCCAAACCTGTGGGACCCAACTctttctattgtttttttttttcctcatttgaGAATGAGAagtaatcattaaaaaaataataataataataaaattcaagaatcaaaatgcaaaatcattaaaattatatattggcGTAATTATCGGTTCCGCGTATTGACCGTTCTCTATCGATCAAGTGCAAACAAATCCACCCATATTAATATATGCATGGATCTTTCAATTCAAtccttttcaatttcaaataaatattttgttaaagaCTTTCCCACTCTTGAGAAAAATCAATTACGTTATAGCGCAAGATTGAACAAATGTAATTATACTCTCAAGCATGTCAAGAAAGGGAGGAAAAAGAAGTTTCCCAATTCCCACTAAAATAATTAGTTTTCGCAATTCGTGCCATAATCGTTGCTGCTAGTGCATGGTAGAGACACAATTAGCTAATCAGGCAATcactcatataaaaaaattattaagagaAATATCTCTCACAAGATTGGCGCTTCTATTGTCAAGGGTTATGAAATTATCGGTATCCCTAACCGAAAAtggtgatttttctttttgttttggggtACAAAAACATTGATGCCCTAGATAGTTATAGGACAAAGCTACAAATTATTAGACAAAAtttatgtacattttttttttcaagttcctGTACGGATGTACCTAAAAAATTGTGCTCTTACTCTTACAAACTTTATTTACATTAAacctttctttaaaaaaaaattatttattataaatctATAGTTGGGGTGTGGGAGATTTGAATATTGGATATCTCCGTTGGAAATAGTAAATAGttttaattgagttacaaaactcttgaccTATTAACCTCAATTTTTACATACaagatacattaaaaaaaatcggTAAGAAGTATTTATTACGTTATTTATAATGTGTCACCAAttgaaattttgtcaatttgtggttgtattgataatttttgttatgaGAGGACTGTCTATTCCCCAAGTTTCTATCGGCAATATTATTTATGAGATTTGTCATCTTGAAAGTTTTTCGCTTTTAGCATATTTCGCATGTTAAACGAGAAGGGAATAGACCAATGCATATTTTAGCTTAATATGTTAAGGGGTTAGATGGTTATATAACTTGGGTAGGAGAAAATCCAGTTCTCACTGAGTCAACTTTGGCTCACGAGGTATTGAATTTATCTTCATCTTAATAAAGTTACTAGTcttttcatcccaaaaaaaaaaaaaaaaaaaaaaaaaaattatctcttaTTGGGGTTATAAATGAACTAAGTTCTCTATAAACAACTTGAGTTTGGCTCGAAAAATacttgtttatatttatttgtttagtaaATAAGCCTAGCTCAAATCTAAGTTTAGGCTTAATTATTAAACGTGTCAATCTTAAACATAATAATGTATTTGTAAACATGATCGGTCAATTTAACTATATATGATAtcatattttatattcttttttttttttttgagtaaacatataaacttgaaattgaatcgtgtaaatttgtaattcaCTAAATTAATACGTATGAACATTTTATATTCAGTTAGGCTTTACGgtcctaatttattttttgggatgaaTGAAATCCTTCGAGAAGTAAAGTAAACGGGCAAGAGAGTTAGCATGGTAACGTAGTTCAAGAATGTAAGGTATTGGAGTGATTGTGGAAGACCATAAAATATGTTGGTGTATGCTAGCTGCAACGGTGTATAGGGATatactaattaattaaaaaaattggccACATTGATCTggacacaaatatatatattattttataaggtCAAGCATATGGGATCCCAGGCTTAGGTTTTACTTGTTCCTCTATGGCCCTGGCAGCAAGTGTGTTGGGCAAAACCacgttccatttttttttttttttttaacaagtgggTCATAAAAATTATGTGGATAGAGGACTTGACATATGGTGGTTCAGTGTCATTGGTGTTTCCTATAGAAATTAGAAGCCGTGTCTGCCCCATTTCCTCTCCAAAAATCTGGCATCGCCATCAAAAAATTGCCCAAATAGCGGTGGCTGACGcctatagtttttctttaaatactaATTTATCACTCTAAAGCCTAAGCTATGGAGTAACATACAGCTCGATCCattataaaataagtttaaTAGTCCACGAAACCGCGCGCGGTCTGTCTATAACTGTATATTAGCTCGCATTATTGTAATATATCGTTATGCTAGCTAATTAATGAACATTAAAATATCGAAACCAAACCAATAATTGACACGGCACTCACTAGTCTAAGGTGGGTAATAATTTGAATGTGAAAATCAAAACCTGTTAgcggaaaagagagaaagagaaagaaggaaatatCGTGTGGAGCCAAACCAAAAATTGACGTAGCATAATTTGATAAAGACagacataaaagttaaaatgaaATGCATGTGCTTTTCATATTGAATATtgtagttattttttatatacctTTTATATAACCATACTACTGacattgtttttatatattgtatACTAATTATAACCTAACACCTtagaaattgtgaaaaaaaaaaatataaaattatttttttaagtagatTTTATTATTGcataaacaacaaaattatATGAAATAGTAACGGGGGAAAATGTTTGGTATTCAAAGTTAATaaaacagaaaaagagagagagattaatttAGAGGAAAATGATGACGTTTACTAGTTGATTTGATTAATGATGATACCAATTCTTAAACAAGAAGCATCGAAGAAAAGGgattctatttctttctttgcCTCTCACTCACTCGTATAAAAAGACACACCCACCCGGCCCAATCCTCccaatccttttctttttcaatcacACTTTCTTTACCAAAAGAATACACACATCCTCAGCTACAAAAACTAAAAGGGATACTCTCATACTGCTCTCAATAAACAAAGGAAGCTTATATCATCGATCTAAATGGACTCATCAATCAAGTCCTTCAAGGGCTATGGCAAGGTAGATGAGATTGAAGAGCAAGCATTCAAGAAAAAGACACGCAAGCGTTTGATTATCGTCATCATCTCCTCCATCGTTCTATTAGCTCTTGTCATTGGTGTAGTTGCTGGAACCATTATACACAAACGAAACAGTTCATCATCACCCTCATCTAACCCAGTCCCAGCAACCGAAGTAACCCCAGCAGCTTCACTCAAAGCCGTGTGCAGTGTGACTCAGTACCCAAACTCATGCTTCTCTAGCATCTCCTCCTTAGAAACCGCAAACACCACCGACCCAGAAGTCCTTTTCAAGCTCTCTTTACACGTAGCCATCAACGAGCTCTCCAAGCTCGCCAACAACATACCCTCCAAGCTCACTGCTATCACCAATGACCCCAAAGTGAAAGAAGCTCTAACCGTTTGCCAAGGCCTTTTCGAAGACGCAGTGGATAGACTCAATGACTCTATATCTTCCATGGAAGTTGGATCAGATGATAAGCTGTTGTCCTCTGCTAAAATCAATGATATAAAGACATGGCTAAGCACTACAATCACTGACCAAGAGACCTGCTTGGACTCTCTCCAAGACCTCAATTCCACGGTTCTTGATTATATGAAGATAGCCACGAAAAACTCAACTGAGTTTACAAGCAATAGTTTAGCCATTGTTGCAAAGATACTGGGCTTACTTGCTGACTTTAACCTTCCCATCCATCGTAGGCTACTTGGGTTCGAAGAATCTGAAGGTTCAGATGAATTTCCCACTTGGGTTAGCCACAGAGACCGTAGGCTACTCCAGGAGATTAACGTGACTGCTCATGTGACTGTGGCTAAGGATGGAAGTGGGGACTATACGAGTATCAGCAAGGCAGTGGAGGCTGTGCCTAAAAAGAGTGAAACGAGGTTTGTGATACATGTGAAGGAAGGGAAGTATGTGGAGAATGTGGTAATGGACAAGAGCAAGTGGAATGTGATGATGTATGGGGATGGTAAGGACAAGACCATTGTCTCCGGCAGCTTGAACTTCGTGGATGGTACTCCAACCTTCTCCACTGCCACCTTCGGTATGTCTTAACTCTCAAGTCTTAATTTGTCCCTTaattcattcttggtttagtTAGATTTTTGTCCACCAATTCACTAATTAATTCATCCATTAGTTCATTTCTTATTCAGTACTTTCATGCTTTTTCTTAATTGATCTTACAAACTTTGAATCTTCTTCATATGCTACTCACTACAGTTAcaaaaagtggtttttttttttattattattttttttatatatatatatttttttctttaaccactattgat contains:
- the LOC126724767 gene encoding pectinesterase 3-like isoform X1, with translation MDSSIKSFKGYGKVDEIEEQAFKKKTRKRLIIVIISSIVLLALVIGVVAGTIIHKRNSSSSPSSNPVPATEVTPAASLKAVCSVTQYPNSCFSSISSLETANTTDPEVLFKLSLHVAINELSKLANNIPSKLTAITNDPKVKEALTVCQGLFEDAVDRLNDSISSMEVGSDDKLLSSAKINDIKTWLSTTITDQETCLDSLQDLNSTVLDYMKIATKNSTEFTSNSLAIVAKILGLLADFNLPIHRRLLGFEESEGSDEFPTWVSHRDRRLLQEINVTAHVTVAKDGSGDYTSISKAVEAVPKKSETRFVIHVKEGKYVENVVMDKSKWNVMMYGDGKDKTIVSGSLNFVDGTPTFSTATFAVVGKGFIARDIGFVNDAGAAKHQAVAMRSGSDLSVFYRCKFDAFQDTLYAHSNRQFYRECDITGTIDFIFGNAAVVFQSCNIMPRQPLPNQFNTITAQGKKDPNQNTGISIQKCTLSPFDNVTASTYLGRPWKAYSTTVFMQSEIGSFLNPLGWISWVTNVDPPSTIFYAEYQNTGPGSTVDKRVKWAGYKPTLTVDDATKFTVESFIQGSEWLPDTDVKYDESL
- the LOC126724767 gene encoding pectinesterase 3-like isoform X2 produces the protein MDSSIKSFKGYGKVDEIEEQAFKKKTRKRLIIVIISSIVLLALVIGVVAGTIIHKRNSSSSPSSNPVPATEVTPAASLKAVCSVTQYPNSCFSSISSLETANTTDPEVLFKLSLHVAINELSKLANNIPSKLTAITNDPKVKEALTVCQGLFEDAVDRLNDSISSMEVGSDDKLLSSAKINDIKTWLSTTITDQETCLDSLQDLNSTVLDYMKIATKNSTEFTSNSLAIVAKILGLLADFNLPIHRRLLGFEESEGSDEFPTWVSHRDRRLLQEINVTAHVTVAKDGSGDYTSISKAVEAVPKKSETRFVIHVKEGKYVENVVMDKSKWNVMMYGDGKDKTIVSGSLNFVDGTPTFSTATFAVVGKGFIARDIGFVNDAGAAKHQAVAMRSGSDLSVFYRCKFDAFQDTLYAHSNRQFYRECDITGATDFIFGNAAVVFQSCNIMPRQPLANQFNTITAQGKKDPKQNTGISIQKCTLSPFDNVIASTYLGRPWKAYSTTVIMQSEIGSFLNPLGWISWVTNVDPPSTIFYAEYQNTGPGSTVDKRVKWAGYKPTLTVDDATKFTVESFIQGSEWLPDTDVKYDESL